The region TGGTGTGTTTTTACTGCAACAGCTTCCTTTCATAGGGTTGAATGCCATTTTCGGACTAAGACCGACACAGGTTATCGACAATTTTATGATCTGGCAATTCGGCACCTATCTGTTTCTACATGGTGGACCACTTCACATAATTTTTAACATGTTTATCTTGTGGATGTTTGGCAGTGAAGTGGAAAGAACCCTTGGAACGCGGGAATTTTTAAAATATTACTTTATAACCGGGATAGGAGCCGGGGTTATAGCTTTTCTTTTCAATATTGGAAGTGAAATTACTATAATCGGGGCGTCCGGTGCAATCTATGGCGTTTTGCTAGCCTTCGCCTTGCTGTTTCCCGAACGTGTTATCACGTTCTTACTCTTTTTTATTCTACCTGTTTCCATGAAAGCCAAACATTTAGTAATAATCATTACGTTATTTTCGGTTTATTCCGCACTTACCAATCTTTTCGGCCCCAGTGATGGGGTTGCCCATTTTGCTCATTTAGGAGGTTTGGTAATCGGCTATTTCTACTTTAAAGCGGATTGGCGAATTGAATCGACCGTGAGACGGTTCTTTAAAAAGAGCAAACCAACCCCTGGTTCGAATATGAAGGTGCATCGAAGTGAACAGAGCCCATCCTTCGAAAAGCAAGTGGATGAAATATTAGATAAAATCAATGAAATCGGTTATGATAAACTTTCGCAGGCCGAAAAGAATATATTGAAACGAGCAAGCGACAACCTCTCCAAAAAATCAGACTCTGAATAAAATAGGTTCGATATCCTGGATACAAAGAATTTACATTATCCCACAACGATAATTTTCCTGTGGATCATACTCTTCGTTTCAATACTGTTCAGAACAGGTGAATTATCAGGCCAAGAAAAAATTCAGTTGACCGTTTATGGTTCTGAACAAAGGGATATTGTTGTTCCCGCAATAAAGATATATGGCCTGGATTTTATTGAGGTTGGCGCATTTTCCAGATTAGTGAAAGCGAGGACTTACTACAATGATTTAGCAAAGAAGATCGTAATATACCTTGGAAATCATAAGATCAAAGTAACTGCTCTCAATCCATATGTAATGATCGATGATAAGATTTACCAAATGCCAATCAGTACCGAGTTTGACGAGGATGGCATCTGGGTGCCTGTTAAGTATTTCTTTGATCTGATTAAAGATATCTCACCAGTGCCTATTTCCTACCAAAAGGATAAATCAATTATTTTAATGGTCAAGGAAGGCACCAATGTCCATTCGATTATTACTGAGGAAAAAATCAATGGATACTTGATCCGGATCGCAACATTTAAGCATTTCCAATCTTCCGAGCTTGCGGTTCGATTGATCGGAGGTTGGCTTTACCTTGATATTGTCGGGGGTATTGTAGATACTACCAGGCTGTCTTTATTAGGATCGAATAAGCTGCTACGAAAGATGATCCCTGTACAATTTTCTGAATCTGCCCAATTATCGTTTAAATTACGAAAAAAGATTGAAAGGAATGATGTTTCCATTTCGAGCTCCGAGAATGAAATACTTCTGTCAATTCGGACATCCGAAGAATTGCCGGAAGATATCTTAGTCGATTTGGTGTCGGAAAGAAAAAAATGGCTAATCGATAAAATTATCATCGACCCGGGCCATGGCGGAAAGGACCCGGGAACGATTGGCCCCGGGAAATTATACGAGAAAAATATTGTTCTGGATATTGCAAAAAGATTAAAAAAACTTCTGGTGGATAAACTCGGTGTTGAGGTGTTACTAACACGAGACAAAGACAAGTTTGTTGATCTCCGGCTAAGGTCTTCCTTTGCAAATAATAATAAAGGTAAGCTGTTTATTAGTATACATGTCAATTCTTTTCCACACCGAAGAGCATATGGAATGGAGACTTATGTTCTCGGGACTGCCAGAACAAAA is a window of candidate division KSB1 bacterium DNA encoding:
- a CDS encoding rhomboid family intramembrane serine protease, with translation MRYPYESYQLGLSARMTPAVKWLLISNGGVFLLQQLPFIGLNAIFGLRPTQVIDNFMIWQFGTYLFLHGGPLHIIFNMFILWMFGSEVERTLGTREFLKYYFITGIGAGVIAFLFNIGSEITIIGASGAIYGVLLAFALLFPERVITFLLFFILPVSMKAKHLVIIITLFSVYSALTNLFGPSDGVAHFAHLGGLVIGYFYFKADWRIESTVRRFFKKSKPTPGSNMKVHRSEQSPSFEKQVDEILDKINEIGYDKLSQAEKNILKRASDNLSKKSDSE
- a CDS encoding N-acetylmuramoyl-L-alanine amidase; translation: MTVYGSEQRDIVVPAIKIYGLDFIEVGAFSRLVKARTYYNDLAKKIVIYLGNHKIKVTALNPYVMIDDKIYQMPISTEFDEDGIWVPVKYFFDLIKDISPVPISYQKDKSIILMVKEGTNVHSIITEEKINGYLIRIATFKHFQSSELAVRLIGGWLYLDIVGGIVDTTRLSLLGSNKLLRKMIPVQFSESAQLSFKLRKKIERNDVSISSSENEILLSIRTSEELPEDILVDLVSERKKWLIDKIIIDPGHGGKDPGTIGPGKLYEKNIVLDIAKRLKKLLVDKLGVEVLLTRDKDKFVDLRLRSSFANNNKGKLFISIHVNSFPHRRAYGMETYVLGTARTKEDKLLAEKENSVIKYGDSWAPYSDLSNENSILLAIARNSFEVESQNIAARVQSFVKKDLGTKNRGVKQGPFQVLVGTLMPKIYVEVGYITNNRDRSNLRKKSYRQKIAETIFKGIKEFKQNSESQIYGSMGSSLNR